The proteins below come from a single Burkholderia contaminans genomic window:
- a CDS encoding aldo/keto reductase, whose translation MEYVRLGQSGLKVSRLCLGTMNMGTPEWKPWIFDEAQSEPIVRRALDAGVNFIDLADFYSTGVGEEVVGRILKRNARREELVVTTKVGYDMGSYPNAGGHSRKHVLDGIDGSLKRLGMDYVDIFMLHFFDVNTPVEETMSTLHDIVRAGKARYIGVSTMYTWQFAKIMQACERNGWDKPINMQLQLNLAYREEEREMVPYCIDQGVGVSVFSPLARGLLTCEPQSTRNQTDFFTAQMYGDASSLAIAASVAKVAKRRGVPPAQIAQAWVLSRPGIASMLVGADSVAQFDSALGALETQLTDEELHELERNYTPCDLINDYTAGKRIARESRPAQGSFATD comes from the coding sequence ATGGAATACGTCCGCCTCGGCCAGTCCGGCCTGAAGGTGTCCCGCCTGTGTCTCGGCACGATGAACATGGGCACCCCCGAATGGAAGCCCTGGATCTTCGACGAAGCGCAGAGCGAGCCGATCGTGCGCCGTGCGCTCGACGCCGGCGTCAACTTCATCGATCTCGCGGATTTCTATTCGACGGGCGTCGGCGAGGAAGTGGTCGGCCGCATCCTGAAGCGCAACGCGCGCCGCGAGGAGCTCGTCGTGACGACCAAGGTCGGCTACGACATGGGCAGCTATCCGAACGCGGGCGGCCATTCGCGCAAGCACGTGCTCGACGGCATCGACGGGTCGCTGAAGCGGCTCGGGATGGATTACGTCGACATCTTCATGCTGCATTTCTTCGACGTGAACACGCCCGTCGAGGAAACGATGAGCACGCTGCACGACATCGTGCGGGCGGGCAAGGCACGCTATATCGGCGTGTCGACGATGTACACGTGGCAGTTCGCGAAGATCATGCAGGCCTGCGAACGAAACGGTTGGGACAAGCCGATCAACATGCAGCTGCAGCTGAACCTCGCGTATCGCGAGGAAGAGCGCGAGATGGTGCCGTACTGCATCGACCAGGGCGTCGGCGTGTCGGTGTTCAGCCCGCTCGCGCGCGGCCTGCTCACCTGCGAGCCGCAATCGACGCGCAACCAGACCGACTTCTTCACCGCGCAGATGTACGGCGATGCGTCATCGCTCGCGATCGCCGCATCGGTCGCGAAGGTCGCGAAGCGCCGCGGCGTGCCGCCCGCGCAGATCGCGCAGGCGTGGGTGCTGAGCCGCCCCGGCATCGCGAGCATGCTGGTCGGCGCGGATTCCGTCGCGCAGTTCGACAGCGCGCTCGGCGCGCTCGAAACGCAGCTCACCGACGAAGAGCTGCACGAGCTGGAACGCAACTACACGCCGTGCGACCTGATCAACGACTACACGGCCGGCAAGCGCATCGCGCGCGAGTCGCGTCCGGCGCAGGGCAGTTTCGCGACGGACTGA
- a CDS encoding GNAT family N-acetyltransferase: protein MTAHSDVTLRLTDTEQPAAHDFISRKLGEFNHAMTGRADAATLDVYVTDAATGEILGGLTGRTSLGLFFIDLFYLPESLRGGGFGSRLLREAEAEAKRRGCARAVLYTISFQAPDFYRKQGYEAFGEVPCEPDGASRVFMVKVL, encoded by the coding sequence ATGACAGCCCATTCTGACGTGACGCTTCGACTGACCGACACCGAGCAGCCGGCCGCACACGACTTCATCAGCCGCAAGCTCGGCGAATTCAATCACGCGATGACGGGGCGCGCCGACGCGGCCACGCTCGACGTCTACGTGACCGATGCTGCGACCGGCGAGATCCTGGGCGGCCTCACGGGGCGCACGTCGCTCGGCCTCTTCTTCATCGATCTGTTCTACCTGCCTGAATCGCTGCGCGGCGGCGGCTTCGGCAGCCGGCTGCTGCGCGAGGCCGAAGCCGAAGCGAAACGACGCGGCTGCGCGCGTGCGGTGCTCTACACGATCTCGTTCCAGGCGCCGGATTTCTACCGGAAGCAGGGCTACGAAGCGTTCGGCGAAGTGCCGTGCGAGCCGGACGGCGCGTCGCGCGTGTTCATGGTGAAGGTGCTTTGA
- a CDS encoding LysR family transcriptional regulator yields MAAIQKPDWSKLSSLDPELIRAFVAVVESGGFTAAARQLHRTQSTISLRIRTLEERLDTHLFMRNSRRLELSRDGENFLIHARRIIQVQNDAILALKQASSDRGVVRFGLPEDYAELWLPDLLKSFYAMRPGARLHVHCRMSLELLERLQAGELDVALVVRHGPGAGGRVLGRHDVVWAAHRDFALDRHASVPLALFPETCCYRQRGLQALATADRSFHVVYTSQSPTGIKIAVNHGAAVTMIDRCTLPENWRVLDESDGFPSLPAADLELHRSPGICDPLTDDLVSLIESMVDERRRASLEAFAA; encoded by the coding sequence ATGGCTGCCATTCAAAAGCCCGATTGGTCGAAGCTCAGTTCGCTCGATCCGGAACTGATCCGGGCATTCGTCGCCGTGGTCGAGAGCGGCGGCTTCACCGCGGCGGCCCGGCAACTGCATCGCACGCAATCGACGATCAGCCTGCGCATCCGCACGCTCGAGGAGCGGCTCGACACGCACCTGTTCATGCGCAACAGCCGGCGGCTCGAGCTGTCGCGCGACGGCGAGAATTTCCTGATCCATGCGCGCCGGATCATCCAGGTGCAGAACGACGCGATCCTCGCGCTGAAGCAGGCGAGCAGCGACCGCGGCGTCGTGCGCTTCGGGCTGCCCGAGGACTATGCGGAGCTGTGGCTGCCCGACCTGCTGAAGTCGTTCTATGCGATGCGGCCGGGCGCACGCCTGCACGTGCATTGCCGGATGTCGCTCGAGCTGCTCGAACGGCTGCAGGCCGGCGAGCTCGACGTGGCGCTCGTCGTGCGGCACGGGCCCGGCGCGGGCGGGCGGGTGCTCGGCCGGCACGACGTCGTGTGGGCCGCGCACCGCGATTTCGCGCTCGACCGCCATGCGTCGGTGCCGCTCGCGCTGTTCCCGGAAACGTGCTGCTACCGGCAGCGCGGGCTGCAGGCGCTCGCGACGGCCGACCGGTCGTTTCATGTCGTCTACACGAGCCAGAGCCCGACCGGCATCAAGATCGCGGTGAACCACGGCGCGGCCGTGACGATGATCGATCGCTGCACGCTGCCCGAGAACTGGCGCGTGCTCGACGAGTCGGACGGCTTTCCGTCGCTGCCGGCGGCCGACCTCGAACTGCATCGCTCGCCGGGCATCTGCGATCCGCTGACCGACGATCTGGTGTCGCTGATCGAATCGATGGTCGACGAGCGGCGGCGCGCGTCGCTCGAGGCGTTCGCCGCGTAA
- the fae gene encoding formaldehyde-activating enzyme translates to MTASQPRQLYIGEGFEGPGVNLAHINVLVGPRNGPAGQAFATALATPSAGHAPFVVIAQPGVPTKPLTLYVNKAQIASDFHGNATWGASQAGIAKAVAEALENGTLPPEAENDWVVVSANWVNPQTDDLDAVFENNYRACRSAIVAAMEGLPHRDAVFAAARDVSNPFYTPKKN, encoded by the coding sequence ATGACCGCATCCCAACCCAGGCAGCTCTACATCGGCGAAGGCTTCGAAGGCCCCGGCGTCAACCTCGCGCACATCAACGTGCTGGTCGGACCGCGCAACGGCCCGGCGGGCCAGGCGTTCGCCACCGCACTCGCGACGCCGTCGGCCGGCCACGCGCCGTTCGTCGTGATCGCGCAGCCGGGCGTGCCGACCAAGCCGCTCACGCTGTACGTGAACAAGGCGCAGATCGCCAGCGATTTCCACGGCAACGCCACGTGGGGCGCATCGCAGGCCGGCATCGCGAAGGCCGTGGCCGAAGCGCTCGAGAACGGCACGCTGCCGCCCGAAGCGGAGAACGACTGGGTCGTCGTGTCGGCGAACTGGGTGAACCCGCAGACCGACGATCTCGACGCCGTGTTCGAGAACAACTATCGCGCGTGCCGCAGCGCGATCGTCGCCGCGATGGAAGGGCTGCCGCATCGCGACGCGGTATTCGCCGCCGCGCGCGACGTGTCGAACCCGTTCTACACCCCGAAGAAAAACTGA
- a CDS encoding MFS transporter, whose translation MPLSRGADAPHRPVALDDVPLNRFHVKIAGLTFGAHFTEGYTLGTIGYALAALGRQMPIDAFWMGMIGSSALIGIFFGSLVFGWLSDRMGRQKIFLTSFVIITAAAFAQFFVTSPLELCVLRVLIGFGMGGDFTVGHAILAEFSPRKHRGALLGSFSVIWTIGYVAANVLGLAYSDASPDAWRWLLASAALPALIVLVLRIGTPESPRWLLGKGREKEARAIVAKHFGPHVMLDGSTEPHAHGGFARLFQRDLIRRTMFNCAFFVCLVIPYFAIYTFLPTILKTIGLAEGFGADLLLNGFLVLGALIGIWLTIRLSRRGFLIGSFAVTCASLVALAVLPSSAAIAMIVAFAIFTLTMSAFSNLVGVFPPECFPTEVRASGVGLAIACSRLGSAIGTFLLPVGIATLGFHATMFALAGVLLVGMIVSIAWAPETKHLTLEEASGH comes from the coding sequence TTGCCGCTGTCGCGTGGCGCCGATGCGCCGCACCGCCCCGTCGCGCTCGACGACGTGCCGCTCAACCGCTTCCACGTGAAGATCGCCGGCCTGACGTTCGGCGCGCATTTCACCGAGGGCTACACGCTCGGCACGATCGGCTACGCACTCGCCGCGCTCGGCAGGCAGATGCCGATCGATGCGTTCTGGATGGGGATGATCGGCAGCTCCGCGCTGATCGGCATCTTCTTCGGCAGCCTCGTGTTCGGCTGGCTGTCCGACCGGATGGGCCGGCAGAAGATCTTCCTGACGAGCTTCGTGATCATCACGGCGGCCGCATTCGCGCAGTTCTTCGTCACGTCGCCGCTCGAACTGTGCGTGCTGCGCGTGCTGATCGGCTTCGGGATGGGCGGCGACTTCACGGTCGGCCATGCGATCCTCGCCGAATTCTCGCCGCGCAAGCATCGCGGCGCGCTGCTCGGCTCGTTCAGCGTGATCTGGACGATCGGCTATGTCGCCGCGAACGTGCTCGGTCTTGCGTACAGCGACGCCTCGCCCGATGCCTGGCGCTGGCTGCTCGCGTCAGCCGCGTTGCCCGCGCTGATCGTGCTGGTGCTGCGGATCGGCACGCCCGAATCGCCGCGCTGGCTGCTCGGCAAGGGCCGGGAGAAGGAGGCACGTGCGATCGTCGCGAAGCATTTCGGGCCGCACGTGATGCTCGACGGTTCGACCGAGCCGCATGCGCATGGCGGCTTCGCGCGGCTGTTCCAGCGTGACCTGATCCGCCGCACGATGTTCAACTGCGCGTTCTTCGTGTGCCTGGTGATTCCGTATTTCGCGATCTATACGTTCCTGCCGACGATCCTGAAGACGATCGGCCTCGCCGAAGGTTTCGGCGCGGACCTGCTGCTGAACGGCTTCCTGGTGCTCGGCGCGCTGATCGGCATCTGGCTGACGATCCGGCTGTCGCGGCGCGGCTTCCTGATCGGCTCGTTCGCGGTGACGTGCGCGTCGCTCGTCGCGCTGGCGGTGCTGCCGTCGTCGGCGGCCATCGCGATGATCGTCGCGTTCGCGATCTTCACGCTGACGATGTCGGCGTTCAGCAACCTCGTGGGCGTGTTCCCGCCCGAGTGCTTCCCGACCGAAGTGCGCGCGAGCGGCGTGGGGCTCGCGATCGCGTGCAGCCGGCTCGGTTCGGCGATCGGCACGTTCCTGCTGCCGGTCGGCATCGCGACGCTCGGCTTTCACGCGACGATGTTCGCGCTCGCGGGCGTGCTGCTGGTGGGGATGATCGTGTCGATCGCGTGGGCGCCGGAGACGAAGCATCTGACGCTGGAGGAGGCGTCGGGGCATTGA
- a CDS encoding LysR family transcriptional regulator — protein sequence MKMLDHDVLATVVAVAETGNMTRAAEAVNRSQSAVSMQIKSLEDAIGRPLFVRKPRSIVLTREGEVLLGFARRMLALRDEAWAAVVRPEVTGKVVIGVPDDYASSLLPSVLKKFSATYPKVEIQVMGLPSSALAPLIKDGTVDLVCGTRIKGLTGDFIRHEPMAWAAMTNGPRVWEERPLPIAVFMPGSVARENAIRSLERAKVPYRTSYESPSLLGLLSMVEAGLAVAPLARCAIPAQLSMLGRSHGLPDLPPLELILARSTKSKRPPCDFLAEQLMEDLQRQTGQTGDA from the coding sequence ATGAAGATGCTCGATCACGACGTGCTGGCCACCGTCGTCGCCGTCGCGGAAACCGGCAACATGACCCGCGCCGCCGAGGCCGTGAACCGCTCGCAGTCGGCCGTGAGCATGCAGATCAAGAGCCTGGAAGACGCGATCGGCCGGCCGCTGTTCGTGCGCAAGCCGCGCAGCATCGTGCTGACGCGCGAAGGCGAAGTGCTGCTGGGATTCGCCAGACGAATGCTGGCGCTGCGCGACGAGGCATGGGCGGCCGTCGTGCGGCCGGAGGTGACCGGCAAGGTCGTGATCGGCGTGCCGGACGACTACGCGTCGTCGCTGCTGCCGTCGGTCCTGAAGAAATTCTCGGCGACCTACCCGAAGGTCGAGATCCAGGTGATGGGACTGCCCAGCAGCGCGCTCGCGCCGCTGATCAAGGACGGCACCGTCGATCTCGTGTGCGGCACGCGCATCAAGGGGCTCACCGGCGACTTCATCCGCCACGAGCCGATGGCGTGGGCCGCGATGACGAACGGGCCGCGCGTGTGGGAGGAACGGCCGCTGCCGATCGCGGTGTTCATGCCGGGCAGCGTCGCGCGCGAGAACGCGATCCGCAGCCTGGAGCGCGCCAAGGTGCCGTACCGCACCTCCTATGAGAGCCCGAGCCTGCTCGGGCTGCTCAGCATGGTCGAAGCCGGCCTGGCCGTCGCGCCGCTCGCGCGCTGCGCGATTCCCGCGCAGTTGTCGATGCTCGGCCGCTCGCACGGGCTGCCCGACCTGCCGCCGCTCGAACTGATCCTCGCGCGCAGCACGAAATCGAAGCGGCCGCCGTGCGACTTTCTCGCGGAGCAGCTGATGGAAGACCTGCAGCGGCAGACCGGGCAGACCGGCGACGCGTGA
- a CDS encoding cystathionine gamma-synthase family protein: MAYRNYHKRKIADRELHPETQMMSYGYDPFLSEGSVKPPVFLTSTFAFRTAEDGAEFFDVVAGRKPSPEGEGAGLVYSRFNHPNLEIVEDRLALLDDSEAAVVTSSGMSAIAAILLTFLRPGDCVVQSVPLYGGTETLISKFLPEWGIRSEVIADGLSTHAIRAALEAAAQKGNVRMCYIETPANPTNALFDLEGLRSEIDAFEARHGYRPLSVCDNTLLGPLYQKPSRQGIDLSVYSLTKYIGGHSDLVAGGVTGDRALITKIRSVRSTLGSQLDPHSSWMITRSMETLVLRMQQAARSGSAVARWLADNPHRPVRVLHPELIDDPAYQAVYQRQCTGPGSTFAFILDGGREQAFRFINHLTLFKSAVSLGGTESLICHPASTTHSGVPADARAAAGVSEGLIRVSVGLEHPDDLIADLSYALEHC, from the coding sequence ATGGCCTATCGCAACTACCACAAGCGCAAGATTGCAGACCGGGAACTCCATCCCGAAACCCAGATGATGTCGTACGGCTACGATCCGTTCCTGTCGGAAGGATCGGTGAAGCCGCCGGTGTTCCTCACATCGACGTTCGCGTTCCGCACGGCCGAGGACGGCGCCGAATTCTTCGACGTCGTGGCCGGACGCAAGCCTTCACCCGAAGGCGAAGGCGCGGGCCTCGTCTACAGCCGGTTCAATCACCCGAACCTGGAGATCGTCGAGGATCGCCTCGCGCTGCTCGACGATTCCGAAGCGGCCGTCGTGACGTCGAGCGGCATGTCGGCCATCGCCGCGATCCTGCTGACCTTCCTGCGGCCGGGCGACTGCGTCGTCCAGTCGGTGCCGCTTTACGGTGGCACCGAAACGCTGATCTCGAAGTTCCTGCCCGAGTGGGGCATTCGCTCCGAAGTGATCGCCGACGGGCTGTCCACCCATGCGATCCGCGCCGCGCTCGAAGCGGCCGCGCAAAAGGGCAACGTGCGGATGTGCTACATCGAGACGCCGGCCAACCCGACCAACGCGCTGTTCGACCTCGAAGGGCTGCGCAGCGAGATCGACGCGTTCGAGGCACGCCACGGCTATCGCCCGCTGTCGGTCTGCGACAACACGCTGCTCGGGCCGCTGTACCAGAAGCCGTCGCGGCAGGGCATCGACCTGAGCGTGTACTCGCTGACGAAATACATCGGCGGGCATAGCGACCTCGTCGCCGGCGGCGTCACCGGCGATCGCGCGCTGATCACGAAGATCCGCTCGGTCCGCAGCACGCTCGGCTCGCAGCTCGACCCGCATTCGTCGTGGATGATCACGCGCTCGATGGAAACGCTCGTGCTGCGCATGCAGCAGGCCGCGCGCAGCGGCAGCGCCGTCGCTCGCTGGCTCGCCGACAATCCGCACCGGCCGGTGCGCGTGCTGCATCCCGAGCTCATCGACGATCCGGCTTACCAGGCCGTCTATCAGCGCCAATGCACCGGGCCCGGCTCGACGTTCGCGTTCATTCTCGACGGCGGCCGCGAGCAGGCGTTCAGGTTCATCAACCACCTGACGCTCTTCAAGTCGGCGGTCAGTCTAGGCGGCACGGAGTCGCTGATCTGCCATCCGGCGTCGACCACGCATTCGGGCGTGCCGGCCGATGCGCGTGCGGCGGCGGGGGTATCGGAAGGGTTGATTCGCGTGTCGGTCGGGCTCGAGCATCCGGACGACCTGATCGCCGACCTGTCGTACGCGCTGGAGCATTGCTGA
- a CDS encoding LysR family transcriptional regulator — protein MKIDTLGVQAFVAIADGGSFRQAADTLHVTQTAITQRLRKLETFLGVALVERTTRRTTLTEIGRRFLPQARRLLNELSDALTEIRETGLSQRGDVTIACVPTVGVQYLPRILRAFSAHRPHDRVKILDHASASVLQAVLHREAEFGIGIAGDQHPELVNVPLTSDPYVLVCRDDHPLAKRRRRIRWAALQPHPLIFAGEVSGNRGLLDGALKTSGVSLHSFYEVQRSSTALGLVAEGLGAAVVPKLAIQKNAYPMIRTIELVEPAVSRTLVLVTRRSAQLSPAARALYDMIVEQATP, from the coding sequence ATGAAAATCGATACGCTCGGTGTCCAGGCCTTCGTCGCAATCGCCGACGGCGGCAGCTTCCGGCAGGCAGCCGACACGCTGCACGTCACGCAGACGGCCATCACGCAGCGGCTGCGCAAGCTCGAAACCTTCCTCGGCGTCGCGCTCGTCGAGCGCACCACGCGCCGCACCACACTCACCGAAATCGGCCGGCGTTTCCTGCCGCAAGCGCGCCGGCTGCTGAACGAGCTGTCCGATGCGCTCACCGAAATTCGCGAAACCGGCCTGAGCCAGCGTGGCGACGTCACGATTGCGTGCGTGCCGACGGTCGGCGTGCAATACCTGCCCCGCATCCTGCGCGCGTTCTCCGCGCACCGGCCGCACGATCGCGTGAAGATCCTCGATCATGCGTCGGCGTCCGTCCTGCAGGCCGTGCTGCATCGCGAAGCCGAGTTCGGCATCGGCATCGCCGGCGATCAGCATCCCGAACTGGTCAACGTGCCGCTGACGAGCGATCCGTACGTGCTGGTGTGCCGCGACGATCATCCGCTCGCGAAGCGGCGGCGGCGCATTCGCTGGGCCGCACTGCAGCCGCACCCGCTGATCTTCGCCGGCGAAGTGAGCGGCAATCGCGGGCTGCTCGACGGCGCGCTGAAGACGAGCGGCGTATCGCTGCATTCGTTCTACGAGGTCCAGCGCAGCTCGACGGCGCTCGGGCTCGTCGCGGAAGGGCTCGGCGCGGCCGTGGTGCCGAAGCTCGCGATCCAGAAGAACGCGTATCCGATGATCCGCACGATCGAGCTCGTCGAGCCGGCGGTGTCGCGCACGCTCGTGCTCGTCACGCGCAGGAGCGCGCAATTGTCGCCGGCCGCCCGTGCGTTGTACGACATGATCGTCGAACAGGCAACACCCTGA
- a CDS encoding DUF3422 family protein encodes MMDHPLRAALAAELHARPFLRLAEAVSLTHYAIYADGQPDIHETLLHTLCRETGIAAPHEGATHYAVQSPSGWHLKWERHTEFSTFTFVAPRRDTGYFDDLAIEGIPAAWFARLAGIRFVAVRMELLSGDAARLVCADLRRWIDGPALVGSNVLGGGKVFCDWHVRDDGFMRFLVVDEDFREEQGGRLLQRLYEIETYRMMALLALPVARRMSRELDEIHAALHALMQRMDASGADGDDTALLVKLTHLAVRVESLSGSGARFSASRAYEKLVLARIHELREERIEGMPTIAEFMERRFAPAMETCRSVWARHEQIAARIARAVDLLRTRVNLAQEKDVTRLLAGMERTARNQLHLQHAVEGLSVAAISYYVLSLATAAFKALHVMNLPVDPELAEGLLIAPVVFAVIHITRRTRAQLARSEAAHDGTPVPAAALKQVG; translated from the coding sequence ATGATGGACCATCCGTTGCGCGCCGCACTGGCCGCGGAATTGCATGCGCGGCCGTTCCTGCGGCTCGCCGAAGCCGTATCGCTCACGCATTACGCGATCTACGCGGACGGCCAGCCCGACATCCACGAAACGCTGCTGCACACGCTGTGCCGCGAGACCGGCATCGCCGCGCCGCACGAAGGCGCGACGCACTATGCGGTGCAGTCGCCGAGCGGCTGGCACCTGAAGTGGGAACGCCACACCGAATTCTCGACCTTCACGTTCGTCGCGCCGCGTCGCGACACCGGCTATTTTGACGATCTCGCGATCGAAGGCATTCCGGCCGCGTGGTTCGCGCGGCTCGCCGGCATCCGCTTCGTCGCGGTGCGCATGGAGCTGCTGAGCGGCGACGCCGCGCGGCTCGTGTGCGCCGACCTGCGCCGCTGGATCGACGGGCCTGCGCTCGTCGGCAGCAACGTGCTCGGCGGCGGCAAGGTGTTCTGCGACTGGCACGTGCGCGACGACGGCTTCATGCGCTTTCTGGTGGTCGACGAGGATTTCCGCGAGGAGCAGGGCGGCCGGCTGCTGCAGCGCCTGTACGAAATCGAAACGTACCGGATGATGGCGCTGCTCGCGCTGCCCGTCGCGCGCCGGATGAGCCGCGAGCTCGACGAGATCCACGCGGCGCTGCACGCATTGATGCAGCGGATGGACGCGAGCGGCGCGGACGGCGACGATACGGCGCTGCTCGTCAAGCTCACGCATCTCGCGGTGCGGGTCGAATCGCTGTCGGGATCGGGCGCGCGTTTCAGCGCGTCGCGAGCGTACGAAAAGCTCGTGCTGGCCCGCATCCACGAGCTGCGTGAGGAGCGCATCGAAGGCATGCCGACGATCGCCGAATTCATGGAGCGCCGTTTCGCGCCGGCGATGGAAACCTGCCGCAGCGTATGGGCGCGCCACGAGCAGATCGCCGCGCGGATCGCGCGGGCGGTCGACCTGCTGCGCACGCGCGTGAACCTTGCCCAGGAAAAGGACGTGACGCGCCTGCTGGCGGGCATGGAGCGTACCGCACGCAATCAGCTTCACTTGCAGCACGCCGTTGAAGGGCTGTCGGTGGCGGCCATTTCGTACTACGTGCTGTCGCTCGCGACGGCGGCGTTCAAGGCGCTGCACGTGATGAACCTGCCGGTCGATCCGGAGCTGGCGGAAGGCCTGCTGATCGCGCCGGTCGTGTTCGCGGTGATTCACATCACGCGGCGCACGCGCGCGCAGCTGGCGCGATCGGAGGCCGCGCACGACGGCACGCCGGTGCCTGCGGCGGCATTGAAGCAGGTCGGTTAG
- a CDS encoding NAD-dependent succinate-semialdehyde dehydrogenase has product MNEFLRTGHFIGGEWHESHGASDATYPVLNPATGETIAKVAKGGADDTQRAIDAAAHAFPAWRALTAKERGARVKRWGELMLENRDALAELLTREQGKPLAEARGEVAYAASFLEWFAEEAKRMYGDVIPSPKPNSQIVVTREPVGVVAAITPWNFPLAMITRKAGPALAAGCTMVLKPSEETPLSAFALAVLAERAGVPAGVFNVVSGDAVAIGETLTSSSVVRKLSFTGSTRVGKLLAKQSADTLKKLSLELGGNAPFIVFDDADLDAAVEGAIASKFRNTGQTCVCVNRFLVQDGVYDAFTRKLADAVRKLRVGNALAGEVDQGPLINEAALGKVERHVADATAKGAHALTGGKRHALGGTFYEPTVLTGMTADMLIAEEETFGPVAGCFRFATEEEAVAAANDTPFGLSAYFYTRDLGRAWRVSGALESGMVGVNDGIISTEVAPFGGVKQSGLGREGSKYGLDEYVELKYTLMAGLGR; this is encoded by the coding sequence ATGAATGAATTTCTGAGGACCGGCCATTTCATCGGCGGTGAATGGCATGAATCGCATGGCGCGAGCGATGCGACCTATCCGGTGCTGAACCCGGCGACCGGCGAGACGATCGCGAAGGTCGCGAAAGGCGGCGCCGACGACACGCAGCGCGCAATCGATGCGGCCGCACACGCGTTTCCGGCGTGGCGCGCACTGACCGCAAAGGAGCGCGGCGCCCGCGTGAAGCGCTGGGGCGAACTGATGCTCGAAAACCGCGACGCGCTCGCCGAGCTGCTGACGCGCGAGCAAGGCAAGCCGCTCGCGGAAGCGCGTGGCGAAGTCGCGTACGCGGCGAGCTTTCTCGAATGGTTCGCGGAAGAAGCGAAGCGCATGTACGGCGACGTGATCCCGAGCCCGAAGCCGAACTCGCAGATCGTCGTCACGCGCGAGCCGGTCGGCGTCGTCGCGGCGATCACGCCGTGGAATTTCCCGCTGGCGATGATCACGCGCAAGGCCGGCCCCGCGCTCGCGGCCGGCTGCACGATGGTGCTGAAGCCGTCCGAGGAAACGCCGCTGTCGGCGTTCGCGCTCGCTGTGCTCGCCGAGCGCGCGGGTGTGCCGGCCGGTGTGTTCAACGTGGTGTCGGGCGACGCGGTCGCGATCGGCGAAACGCTGACGAGTTCGTCCGTCGTGCGCAAGCTGTCGTTCACGGGCTCGACGCGCGTCGGCAAGCTGCTCGCGAAGCAGTCGGCCGACACGCTGAAGAAGCTGTCGCTCGAACTCGGCGGCAACGCGCCGTTCATCGTGTTCGACGATGCCGATCTCGATGCGGCGGTCGAAGGCGCGATCGCGTCGAAGTTCCGCAACACGGGGCAGACCTGTGTGTGCGTGAACCGATTCCTCGTGCAGGACGGCGTGTACGACGCGTTCACGCGCAAGCTTGCGGATGCCGTGCGCAAGCTGCGCGTCGGCAACGCGCTCGCGGGTGAAGTCGACCAGGGCCCGCTGATCAACGAGGCGGCGCTCGGCAAGGTCGAGCGGCACGTGGCCGACGCCACCGCGAAGGGCGCGCACGCGCTCACCGGCGGCAAGCGTCACGCGCTCGGCGGCACGTTCTACGAGCCGACCGTGCTGACCGGCATGACGGCCGACATGCTGATCGCCGAAGAGGAAACCTTCGGCCCCGTGGCCGGCTGCTTCCGCTTCGCGACCGAGGAAGAGGCCGTGGCCGCGGCCAACGACACGCCGTTCGGGCTGTCCGCATACTTCTACACGCGCGACCTCGGCCGTGCGTGGCGCGTGTCGGGTGCGCTGGAGAGCGGCATGGTCGGCGTCAACGACGGGATCATCTCGACCGAAGTCGCGCCGTTCGGCGGCGTCAAGCAATCGGGGCTCGGCCGCGAAGGCTCGAAGTACGGCCTCGACGAATACGTGGAACTCAAGTACACGCTGATGGCCGGCCTCGGCCGCTGA